CACGAAAAATTCCCGGCGCTCAGGCAGCAAAGTGCGCCCATCACGTTTGTGACGGTGAGGTTGCTATTGATGACTTTGTCGGCCATGGACTGCTCGAAATTCCAATGCCATCCGGGCTTGTGGAATAGTCGCAGTTGCTCGTTTTCCATCAGGAACGTCTTCGCATTATTCACGCGGAACTGTTCCGAGAACGCATCAAAATTCTCGAAGTCGGTAAAGAACTTGTGGCACGATTCTAGTTCATCCGTAAAACTCTTGCGAAAATTTCCGGCGGGGCAGAACTTGGGGAAGTTTTGCAACATCGCGGGAAGAATGTGCGAGTAGTCTTTCCAACTCTTGAAATCGAATGTGGGCAGTTGCTTGGGAGGGATGCTGTTTTGCGATTCGCGGCCCGAACCCTTATACCCACCAAATAAACTAGCGCTCACGTCTTCCGCATGAGAAAGTTCGGCGGCGTGCCTTGCTTCTTGTTCAGCACGTTCGTCGCTGTCCCCGGCGCTTCTCGTAGTAGTGGCATCTCCGGCGCGCTTTTCGTCTGCATTTTCCGAAATACCAGCATTATTCCCGGTTTCATTTTCGGCACTAGAGCCTACGAGTCTTGTTGCCTTGCTGAACGACCTCACGAGATTAGTTTCGCTGGGCGCTTCCATTTCCATCGCATCCGGCTTGTAGTCTTTGATAAATTCCAGGTCGAGTCCGTGAATTTTGAATAGAACGTTGGGTTCTTTGTCAGCTTGTTCTGCGATTTTCAAAAATGTGGCGACGAGGTATTTGCACGGGCGTTCGTCGCGACAGTCGCAGCCCATGTTGACTTTGACCGGATCGTCAAAAAGCTGGAGACCGCTTTTGCTCATTAAAAGTTCAAGCGAAGGGCTAAGCGCCTTGTTGTTTAACGCCAAAAGTTCTGCAGGCTGCTGCTTCAAAAAGCTCACGAAAATTTCGGAAGATTCTTTTGAAAATTTCGGGAAGACGATGTAGTTGTTGTGGAGGCCGCCATTCGGGCCTTTTACCACGGAAATCACGCGGTTATCGACGATGTCGATGCTTGTGACCTGGCCACGTGCGGCAAACTTGAGCCCCTGCAAAACCGCTTGCTCGCTTGCCGTTGCAAGAATCGAGCTAAGCCACTTATTTGCCCACCAAGTCTTTCCGTAACTTCCAAAATCCATGGGCGCAAATATAGTAAAAAGTGCTCAAATGAACAAAAGAACGCCCGGCATAAACCGGGCGCCTTAATCGTAATTATGCTTTAATCGCAATTATTTTTTCTTGAGCCAGGCTCCGCACAAGTACATGGTAAAGATGATGCTTGTGACAAGGAACATCGCAATGCCGATGCAGGCGAGGTCGCCAATGCCCTTGAGGCCGCGGTGTGTCGTGAACAGGAATCCAACAAAGCCTGCAATTGTCGTGGTAGAGCTTGCCATTACGTTACGGCCTGTCGTATCCATCAATTGACGCAGGGTAAGGTTCTTATCGGATACCCAGGAGGTAATCATGTGGATGGTTGCATCGATTCCGATACCGAGAGTCATTGGGATGACAATCACGTTGTAGATGCTGATTTTGCCGAACTCAAACGTGGCGGTCAGGTATCCGAGGAGCCCGAGTGTGAGGAGAACGCCCATGCCAAATGAAATACTGCCGGCGAGGAAAAGCTTCGGCTTGCGGAAAGAGATAATCAGCGTGCCGATAATCACGAGAATGATGACGAGGGCGAGTCTGAAACTGTCTTGCTTGACGGAATCAATCACGTCGGAGAGGATGAACTGCGATGAGAATGTGCGAAGGTCTTCGCCATCGAAATTCCAACGACCATAACGCCTCTGGAATCTGTGCAGGGCATTTGCATCCCAGCTCGGGAAGTCGCCGTAGATAAAGCCGATTTTACCGTAGCTGCCGTCTTTTTCACGGAGCAGGTCCAAAGCCCATCCCGGAATGTCTTCTGCAGTAAAGGTGCTTTCGACATTGGCGAGCTTGCGCAAGTTTGCAATGTTTGTGGAATCTTCACCTTCGGCCTTGTCGAACACACGTGCTTCGACAAGATCACGGATTTCTTCGATGATTTCCAGACGTTGCTTTTGCGAATCCTGTGCCGGGACGAATGTCTTTAAAGTGAGGAAGCTTCTTAATGTGGAATCTTTTTCTGTGTGCAGCCTGATCATCAAGGTATCGTATAGCTTGTCGAGCTGTTCGGGCTTGCTACCCATGACTGCAGCAGGTGTTGATGTTGCGCGGTTATCGACATACGTCACGCTAGTTGCAATTTTGTTTGTCTTTTGCTGCTTGACGGTTGCGACACGGCGGAGGTTGCGCAGGTTGTGCTCAAAGTCTACATCTTGAGCGTACCAGAGCGATACGGCACCCAGTGCAAAACCAGCAAAGGCGACGTACTTGAAAAACTTGAGAATCTTGGCTTCGTCCCAGGACTTGGGCAAAAGGGTATTGTCCGGGGCCTTCGGGATGCCGCCCATGCACTTGATGAACACCGGGAGCACCAAGACGGACGTGAGCATACTGAAAAGCACACCCATCGATGCGACCACGCCGAATTCATAGAAACCGCGGAAGTGGGCGGCGAGGAGCGTGAGGAATGCTGCAATGGTTGTAAAGCTTGCCAGAATGAATGGCTTGAGCATCTTGCGCTGGGCTGTTTCGAGAACTTCTTCAAGTGTTGCATACTTGCTCATCAGTTTTTGCGAAGTTCCCAAAATGTGGATGGCGTAGTCGATGCCGATACCCAAAATAATGGATGCGACGAACACCGTAAACGGATTGAGCTTGCCGTAGAAAATCGCTGTAAATGCAAGTGTCGGGAGGCAGGCGTAAAGCACTGTCGAGGTCACAAGGATAGGACCCTTGACGCTTCTGAAGAAGAACATCGTGAGCAAAATAATCAGCACAAGGCTAATGCCGAACGAGAAAATGGAATCGTTGGCAACTTCGTCGACTTCCTTAAGGCCTTCATAGGTGCCTTCGACGGTAAAGCGAGTCGGTACCGGGTAGGTCTTACTGTTAAAGTAAGCGAGCAGGGAATCGGTGCGAGAAAGAATATGGGTTACAAATTCGTAGTCTGTCGAGGGCTTGATAAGCTTTGCGCGGACGGCTCCGTTAAACAGAATCTTTCCTGTGCTGTCGGGGCGGGGGGAACCAATCAAACGGCTCTTGAGATTGTCGGGGAGTGTTGATTTCGGATCCCACTTGTTTGACTTTTTGCCGTTGTTTGTCGTTTTCTTTTTGAAGAATGAATCGAATGCGCTTGCGGCTTCGTCGGGCAAACCGAGTTCCTGCGGAATGTCTGCGCTGAACCATACGCGTTCTTTCTTTTCCGTGGTCGAGGAATCTGTGGATGAAGATTCCAGCAAGTCGACAACTAAAGGACCGTTCTTGCGGCCGATTTCGAGTTGCAAATCTTCAAGATTGTCTCGGATCCTTTCGAGATGCTTGACCGGCAAATAAAGTAAGG
The DNA window shown above is from Fibrobacter sp. UWB16 and carries:
- a CDS encoding MMPL family transporter, with amino-acid sequence MMNNKKSLIERFSNWYIPLICRHQYKALAFYLLLALLCAIPILFKPGLKLDADLSHLLPEDTPSVKALEESYQRFGSTDRFMIAIQSEDANLVAALQDSISDFIHKNWKGDYVSTQVDNENQFFKDNALLYLPVKHLERIRDNLEDLQLEIGRKNGPLVVDLLESSSTDSSTTEKKERVWFSADIPQELGLPDEAASAFDSFFKKKTTNNGKKSNKWDPKSTLPDNLKSRLIGSPRPDSTGKILFNGAVRAKLIKPSTDYEFVTHILSRTDSLLAYFNSKTYPVPTRFTVEGTYEGLKEVDEVANDSIFSFGISLVLIILLTMFFFRSVKGPILVTSTVLYACLPTLAFTAIFYGKLNPFTVFVASIILGIGIDYAIHILGTSQKLMSKYATLEEVLETAQRKMLKPFILASFTTIAAFLTLLAAHFRGFYEFGVVASMGVLFSMLTSVLVLPVFIKCMGGIPKAPDNTLLPKSWDEAKILKFFKYVAFAGFALGAVSLWYAQDVDFEHNLRNLRRVATVKQQKTNKIATSVTYVDNRATSTPAAVMGSKPEQLDKLYDTLMIRLHTEKDSTLRSFLTLKTFVPAQDSQKQRLEIIEEIRDLVEARVFDKAEGEDSTNIANLRKLANVESTFTAEDIPGWALDLLREKDGSYGKIGFIYGDFPSWDANALHRFQRRYGRWNFDGEDLRTFSSQFILSDVIDSVKQDSFRLALVIILVIIGTLIISFRKPKLFLAGSISFGMGVLLTLGLLGYLTATFEFGKISIYNVIVIPMTLGIGIDATIHMITSWVSDKNLTLRQLMDTTGRNVMASSTTTIAGFVGFLFTTHRGLKGIGDLACIGIAMFLVTSIIFTMYLCGAWLKKK